The Streptomyces sp. NBC_01255 genome window below encodes:
- a CDS encoding DUF2231 domain-containing protein has product MPRGSPNSTTDSTTTTAGTGSARTGPATVLDTASAGWLRAVGRIEQLTPADPAVHALQRAVGALPLRGARDLLRGRPLGHPLHPVLVQVPVGCFLSAGVLDIVPGGQPAATTLMAVGLAGAAPAALAGWVDWADLPPQQARVGLAHAVSNVAMIACYVTSLRARTRGHPVKGRVWSFAGLTALAVSGALGGHVAYRRTVADQAAPPAGPQAVPPATPDTPR; this is encoded by the coding sequence ATGCCTCGCGGTAGTCCGAACTCAACCACCGACAGCACCACCACGACCGCGGGGACCGGGTCCGCGAGAACGGGCCCGGCCACGGTCCTCGACACGGCGTCCGCCGGGTGGCTGAGAGCCGTGGGACGCATCGAGCAGCTCACGCCCGCGGATCCCGCGGTCCACGCGCTCCAGCGGGCCGTCGGAGCCCTTCCGCTGCGCGGAGCACGCGACCTGCTGAGGGGCAGGCCCCTGGGGCATCCGCTGCATCCCGTACTGGTGCAGGTCCCGGTCGGCTGTTTCCTCTCGGCAGGCGTGCTGGACATCGTTCCCGGGGGACAGCCGGCCGCCACGACACTCATGGCCGTGGGCTTGGCCGGCGCGGCCCCCGCGGCCCTTGCCGGCTGGGTCGACTGGGCGGACCTGCCCCCGCAACAGGCCCGGGTGGGCTTGGCGCACGCGGTGTCGAACGTCGCCATGATCGCCTGCTACGTGACGTCGCTGAGAGCGAGAACGCGGGGCCATCCGGTCAAGGGCCGCGTGTGGTCCTTCGCCGGGCTGACGGCGCTCGCCGTGAGCGGCGCGCTGGGCGGACACGTGGCCTACCGGCGAACCGTCGCCGACCAGGCCGCGCCGCCTGCCGGGCCGCAGGCCGTGCCGCCGGCCACGCCCGACACCCCGCGGTAG
- a CDS encoding transketolase — protein MTARPLTDVGPTSDLSEVFGLAQQLRADSVRASTAAGSGHPTSSLSAADLMAVLMTRHLRYAWDAPDDPAADHLIFSKGHASPLLYAMFKAAGAIGDDELMTTYRRFGHRLQGHPTPVLPWVDVATGSLGQGVGYGVGIALAGRDLERLPYRVWVLCGDSETAEGSVWEALGKAGHRRLANFTALIDVNRLGQSGPTELEWDTDAYARRAEAFGCRAIVIDGHDLEAIDRAMTTAADGEAPTVIVARTVKGRGVPEVADREGWHGKPLPADVAERAVAELSGGHELRARGPRPPTVPSDRTLPAAAGTVELPRFDVGDDVATRVAFGRALAALGARPDVVALDAEVGNSTHAEDFGKAHPERYFQTYIAEQQMIADAVGMAVRGFRPYATTFAAFLTRAHDFIRMAAVSQVTLALCGTHSGVEIGADGPSQMGVEDLAMMRAVLGSTVLYPSDATSAAALTAAMADVDGISYLRATRGAYPVLYADGETFPVGGSKTLRHGEDDQVTLIGAGVTLHECLAAADQLADEGVRARVVDLYSIKPIDADTLTRAARETGALVVAEDHHPEGGIGEAVLSALAAAGDHPAFAHLAVTGLPGSGETDELLDAAGISRAHVVRAARTLVAARE, from the coding sequence ATGACTGCACGGCCCCTCACCGACGTCGGCCCCACAAGCGATCTGTCGGAGGTCTTCGGGCTCGCCCAGCAGTTGCGGGCCGATTCCGTGCGCGCCAGCACCGCGGCGGGGTCCGGGCATCCCACATCCAGCCTGTCGGCCGCCGACCTCATGGCCGTCCTCATGACCCGCCACCTCCGCTACGCGTGGGACGCCCCCGACGACCCGGCCGCCGACCACCTGATCTTTTCCAAGGGGCACGCGTCGCCGCTCCTGTACGCGATGTTCAAGGCCGCGGGCGCGATCGGCGACGACGAGCTGATGACGACGTACCGCCGCTTCGGGCACCGTCTGCAAGGCCACCCCACCCCCGTCCTGCCGTGGGTGGACGTGGCGACCGGATCCCTCGGCCAGGGTGTCGGCTACGGCGTCGGCATCGCGCTGGCCGGCCGGGATCTGGAGAGGCTGCCCTACCGGGTGTGGGTGCTGTGCGGCGACAGCGAGACGGCCGAGGGGTCCGTGTGGGAGGCCCTCGGCAAGGCGGGCCACCGCCGGCTGGCCAACTTCACCGCCCTGATCGATGTGAACCGTCTCGGACAGAGCGGGCCGACCGAGCTGGAGTGGGACACCGATGCCTACGCCCGCCGTGCCGAGGCCTTCGGATGCCGGGCGATCGTGATCGACGGCCACGACCTCGAAGCGATCGACAGGGCCATGACCACCGCCGCCGACGGGGAGGCACCCACCGTCATCGTCGCCAGGACCGTCAAGGGCCGCGGTGTGCCGGAGGTGGCCGACCGGGAGGGCTGGCACGGCAAACCGCTGCCCGCGGACGTCGCCGAGCGCGCGGTCGCCGAACTGTCCGGCGGCCACGAACTCAGAGCACGCGGACCGAGGCCGCCCACGGTCCCGTCCGACCGCACGCTCCCGGCCGCGGCCGGGACCGTGGAACTGCCGCGCTTCGACGTGGGGGACGACGTGGCCACCAGGGTCGCCTTCGGCCGAGCGCTGGCGGCCCTCGGCGCCCGCCCCGACGTCGTCGCCCTGGACGCCGAGGTCGGCAACTCGACCCACGCCGAGGACTTCGGCAAGGCCCACCCCGAGCGGTACTTCCAGACGTACATCGCCGAGCAGCAGATGATCGCGGACGCGGTCGGCATGGCCGTACGCGGGTTCCGCCCGTACGCCACCACGTTCGCCGCCTTCCTCACCCGCGCCCACGACTTCATCCGCATGGCCGCCGTCTCGCAGGTCACCCTCGCCCTGTGCGGGACCCACAGCGGTGTCGAGATCGGCGCGGACGGTCCGTCCCAGATGGGCGTCGAAGACCTCGCCATGATGCGGGCGGTGCTCGGCTCCACCGTCCTGTACCCCAGCGACGCCACGTCCGCGGCAGCGCTGACGGCAGCGATGGCCGACGTGGACGGCATCTCGTACCTGCGTGCCACCCGCGGGGCCTACCCGGTGCTCTACGCCGACGGCGAGACCTTCCCTGTAGGAGGGTCCAAGACCCTCCGCCACGGGGAGGACGACCAGGTCACGCTCATCGGAGCCGGTGTCACCCTCCATGAGTGCCTCGCCGCCGCCGATCAGCTGGCCGACGAGGGCGTCCGGGCCCGGGTCGTCGACCTGTACTCCATCAAGCCGATCGATGCCGACACCCTCACGCGGGCCGCCCGGGAGACCGGCGCTCTCGTCGTCGCCGAGGACCACCACCCCGAAGGCGGCATCGGTGAGGCCGTCCTCTCCGCCCTCGCCGCGGCAGGCGACCACCCCGCCTTCGCGCACCTCGCCGTCACCGGACTGCCGGGCTCCGGCGAAACCGACGAGCTCCTCGACGCGGCAGGCATTTCCCGCGCCCACGTCGTCCGGGCCGCGCGCACACTTGTCGCAGCCCGGGAGTGA
- a CDS encoding SigB/SigF/SigG family RNA polymerase sigma factor translates to MSTVRAPSVTSRSAAPAPSVVAPDDAEASTRRAALDGLPAPVHPTAVSTDDARSLSVSLFARLRELDEGTPEYSYVRNTLVELNLSLVKFAARRFRNRAEPMEDIVQVGTIGLIKAINRFDPGRGVDFSSFALPTITGEMKRFFRDTSWALHVPRRLQELRMDLAKAADTLEQRLGHRPGRAEIATYLHLTEEDVTEGQLAAHAYDARSLDVPASDEDVGPGASARQLSTTEPFYELIESLMALRPLIAVLDARDRRILELRFGEELTQAEIGRRLGLSQMHVSRLLSRILGELRKGLLQDGPTAGRTGG, encoded by the coding sequence ATGTCGACCGTCAGAGCCCCCTCCGTCACCTCGCGCTCCGCCGCCCCGGCCCCATCCGTGGTGGCGCCAGACGATGCGGAGGCCTCGACGCGACGCGCCGCGCTCGACGGGCTTCCCGCGCCCGTACACCCCACTGCCGTATCCACGGACGACGCCCGTTCCCTGTCCGTCTCGCTCTTCGCGCGACTGCGGGAGCTGGACGAGGGAACCCCGGAGTACTCCTACGTCCGCAACACCCTGGTGGAGCTCAACCTCAGCCTCGTCAAATTCGCCGCCCGCCGGTTCAGGAACCGCGCCGAGCCGATGGAGGACATCGTCCAGGTCGGCACGATCGGCCTCATCAAGGCGATCAACCGCTTCGACCCCGGCCGGGGCGTCGACTTCTCCTCCTTCGCCCTCCCCACGATCACCGGCGAGATGAAGCGCTTCTTCCGCGACACCAGCTGGGCCCTCCACGTCCCACGACGCCTCCAGGAGCTGCGGATGGACCTGGCGAAGGCCGCCGACACCCTGGAGCAGCGCCTCGGCCACCGCCCCGGCCGGGCCGAGATCGCCACGTACCTCCACCTCACGGAGGAGGACGTCACCGAGGGTCAGCTCGCGGCCCACGCCTACGACGCCCGCTCCCTGGACGTACCGGCGAGCGACGAGGACGTCGGCCCCGGGGCGAGCGCCCGGCAGCTCTCGACGACGGAACCCTTCTACGAGCTGATCGAGTCCCTCATGGCGCTCCGCCCGCTCATCGCCGTGCTCGACGCCCGCGACCGGCGCATCCTCGAACTCCGCTTCGGCGAGGAACTCACCCAGGCCGAGATCGGCCGCCGCCTCGGCCTCTCCCAGATGCACGTCTCACGCCTGCTCAGCCGCATCCTCGGCGAACTCAGGAAGGGTCTCCTCCAGGACGGTCCCACGGCGGGCCGGACGGGTGGCTGA
- a CDS encoding alpha/beta fold hydrolase, which produces MQPTFVLVHGAFANSFSFAPLQAELGLLGHRSIAVDLPGHGFQATFTRAYQSPQDPGGLAEAPGSIKGVTLADNVAHLIGILERAKRNGPVILVAHSRGGITVTAAANARPDLIDRIVYVSAWCPIHLDVNDYYAEPEMATVDPAAFASALAGNPADLGLLRVNFRTANPESLAAFKAAFLADGTDEQFLTFLNTFQPDENLDAGGSADRAQAATWGRVPKTYIRLADDASLPLAVQDRLIREGDELTPDNPYDVRTLEGSHLKWLVDPAPAARVLGELATLPASSTQA; this is translated from the coding sequence ATGCAGCCGACTTTCGTACTGGTTCACGGAGCCTTCGCGAACTCCTTCTCCTTCGCTCCCCTTCAGGCCGAACTCGGGCTCCTCGGGCACCGTTCGATCGCCGTCGACCTGCCCGGGCACGGGTTCCAGGCGACGTTCACCCGCGCCTATCAGTCACCGCAGGACCCCGGCGGGCTCGCCGAGGCGCCCGGCTCGATCAAGGGCGTCACGCTCGCCGACAACGTCGCGCACCTGATCGGGATCCTCGAACGGGCGAAGCGGAACGGTCCCGTGATCCTCGTCGCCCACAGCCGGGGCGGCATCACGGTCACGGCCGCGGCCAACGCGCGCCCGGACCTGATCGACCGCATCGTGTACGTATCCGCCTGGTGCCCGATCCACCTCGACGTCAACGACTACTACGCCGAGCCGGAGATGGCCACGGTCGACCCCGCCGCCTTCGCGTCGGCGCTGGCCGGCAACCCCGCCGACCTCGGCCTGCTCCGCGTCAACTTCCGCACCGCGAACCCGGAGTCGCTCGCGGCGTTCAAGGCTGCCTTCCTCGCCGACGGCACCGACGAGCAGTTCCTCACGTTCCTGAACACCTTCCAGCCCGACGAGAACCTGGACGCCGGCGGCTCCGCCGACCGGGCGCAGGCCGCGACGTGGGGCCGCGTCCCGAAGACCTACATCCGCCTGGCCGACGACGCGAGCCTGCCTCTCGCCGTCCAGGACCGCCTGATCCGCGAGGGTGACGAGCTGACGCCTGACAACCCGTACGACGTCCGCACGCTGGAGGGCAGCCACCTGAAGTGGCTGGTCGACCCCGCGCCGGCGGCTCGCGTCCTGGGCGAACTCGCCACGCTCCCCGCCTCGTCCACTCAGGCGTGA
- a CDS encoding glycosyltransferase, with amino-acid sequence MRVLLMAYGSRGDIAPLAGLAAQLRSLGAEVRVCAPPDEEFAELLAGVGAELVPFGRDVRALRTGAPPSDAAAFAAELVAAHFDTVGKAAEGCDVLVASGLMPAGARSVAEKLGIRYVYAGFHPFEMPSAHYRPSPRPGPPVPPGTTDNQALWDFDAQKVNALYLQPLNTHRAALGLAPVDNVRDHVFTERPWLAVDPVLGPWEQLTNLDVVQTGAWILPDERPLPGDLETFLDAGTPPVYVGFGSMPMGTASDIARTTVEAARAQGRRVLVSRGWADLGLVDDSDDCFAVGDVNHQSLFRRVAAVVHHGGAGTTTTAARAGAPQVVVPQFVDQPHWAARVAGLGIGAAHDGPTPSFESLSAALRTALAPETEARAKAVAGTIRTDGAAVAAKLLLDSDEAARR; translated from the coding sequence ATGCGTGTGCTGTTGATGGCGTACGGATCGCGCGGCGACATCGCGCCGCTGGCGGGCCTTGCGGCGCAGCTGCGGAGTCTCGGCGCGGAGGTGCGCGTGTGCGCGCCGCCGGACGAGGAGTTCGCGGAACTGCTGGCCGGTGTCGGTGCGGAGTTGGTGCCGTTCGGGCGGGACGTGCGCGCGCTGCGGACAGGAGCGCCGCCGTCGGACGCGGCCGCGTTCGCGGCCGAGCTGGTCGCCGCGCACTTCGACACGGTCGGCAAGGCGGCCGAGGGCTGTGACGTGCTGGTGGCGAGCGGTCTGATGCCGGCCGGTGCCCGCTCGGTGGCCGAGAAGCTGGGCATCCGCTACGTGTACGCGGGCTTCCACCCGTTCGAGATGCCCTCCGCGCACTACCGGCCTTCGCCGCGCCCCGGCCCGCCGGTTCCGCCCGGCACGACCGACAACCAGGCCCTGTGGGACTTCGACGCCCAGAAGGTCAACGCCCTGTATCTCCAGCCCCTCAACACCCACCGCGCGGCGCTGGGCCTCGCACCGGTGGACAACGTCCGCGACCATGTCTTCACCGAACGGCCGTGGCTGGCGGTGGACCCGGTCCTGGGCCCGTGGGAGCAGCTGACGAACCTCGACGTCGTACAGACCGGCGCGTGGATCCTGCCCGACGAACGCCCCCTCCCCGGCGATCTGGAAACGTTCCTGGACGCGGGCACGCCACCGGTGTACGTCGGCTTCGGCAGCATGCCGATGGGTACGGCCAGCGACATCGCCCGGACGACCGTCGAGGCGGCCCGCGCGCAGGGCCGCCGCGTGCTCGTCTCCCGTGGCTGGGCGGACCTGGGCCTGGTGGACGACTCGGACGACTGCTTCGCCGTCGGCGACGTCAACCACCAGTCACTGTTCCGCCGGGTCGCGGCCGTCGTCCACCACGGCGGCGCGGGCACGACGACCACCGCCGCCCGGGCCGGTGCGCCCCAGGTGGTGGTACCCCAGTTCGTGGACCAGCCGCACTGGGCCGCCCGCGTGGCCGGGCTGGGCATCGGCGCGGCACACGACGGCCCGACCCCGTCCTTCGAGTCCCTGTCGGCCGCGCTCAGGACGGCTCTGGCCCCCGAGACGGAAGCACGGGCGAAGGCCGTCGCCGGCACGATCCGCACCGACGGGGCGGCGGTGGCCGCGAAGCTGCTCCTCGACTCGGACGAGGCTGCGCGCCGATGA
- a CDS encoding VOC family protein encodes MNVSSSTLSLTVADVDASREFLCGHLGYAVAMADDGFVSLTRGDGAVDVVLLRRGTAVLPPEQRDQRAAGLILALTVTDLAAEEARLRAAGAPITMPLREEPWGERLFQLTDPNGVVVQLVEWAAASDAADPADDDESAAAIVITPTADHITVSPNATMAGLAAPSRGSTELSTWTVTMDAGATGPEHSISREQVWTVTAGSLEVSCRGRTEKVTAGQTLILPPDRLRRIHAPEQATAHVSMPADGVASVPGTEGARELPWAR; translated from the coding sequence ATGAACGTCTCCTCTTCCACCCTCTCCCTGACCGTCGCCGACGTGGACGCGTCCCGCGAGTTCCTGTGCGGCCACCTCGGCTACGCGGTGGCCATGGCTGACGACGGCTTCGTGTCCCTGACGCGCGGGGACGGCGCCGTCGACGTCGTCCTGCTCCGCCGCGGCACCGCCGTCCTTCCGCCCGAGCAGCGCGACCAGCGGGCGGCCGGGCTGATCCTGGCGCTCACCGTCACCGACCTCGCGGCGGAGGAAGCCCGGCTGCGCGCGGCGGGCGCCCCCATCACGATGCCGCTGCGCGAAGAGCCGTGGGGCGAGCGGTTGTTCCAGCTGACCGACCCGAACGGCGTCGTCGTCCAGCTCGTCGAATGGGCGGCCGCCTCCGACGCCGCCGATCCGGCCGACGACGACGAGAGCGCCGCCGCGATCGTGATCACTCCCACCGCGGACCACATCACCGTCTCCCCGAACGCCACCATGGCCGGCCTGGCGGCCCCCAGCCGCGGCAGCACCGAACTCAGCACCTGGACGGTCACGATGGACGCCGGCGCCACCGGCCCCGAGCACTCCATCAGCCGTGAGCAGGTCTGGACGGTCACCGCGGGCTCGCTGGAGGTGAGCTGTCGCGGCCGTACGGAGAAGGTCACGGCCGGCCAGACCCTCATCCTGCCGCCGGACCGGCTCCGCCGGATCCACGCACCGGAACAGGCCACGGCTCACGTCTCGATGCCCGCCGACGGGGTCGCCTCCGTACCCGGCACCGAGGGCGCCCGTGAACTGCCCTGGGCCCGGTAG
- a CDS encoding GNAT family N-acetyltransferase → MSSSVDVHQIQTVSAADALAWHQVVAASMTHDLPGVPAPDPGQIHAQLTRPALGSHRLTWLATGADGTPAGVAGLRVFTSPGQEHLAELDLHVDPAHRRLGAGSLLLSAVVEACRTENRRSLVATAAADGPGEAFSERWGFRRALTLDHLLLRLVGSDETDRSDLLRIADAEHPGYRLTGWTGTVPDTLAAAFAAAKNAMNDMPVGDLDYGSVAWDADRVRAMAAVVADRGDTLLTVAAVHDDGTMAGYTEILIPQGAAPRVQQYDTAVVPEHRGHGLGLWVKAAMVRRLRAEYPGVIEIETDNADDNVHMLAVNHRLGFRSYRRTREFQLDVSAT, encoded by the coding sequence TTGTCCTCATCAGTGGACGTTCACCAGATCCAGACCGTTTCGGCAGCCGACGCCCTCGCGTGGCATCAGGTCGTCGCGGCCTCGATGACCCACGACCTGCCCGGAGTACCGGCCCCCGACCCCGGACAGATCCACGCCCAGCTCACCCGGCCCGCTCTGGGCAGCCACCGGCTGACCTGGCTGGCCACCGGTGCGGACGGCACCCCGGCCGGAGTCGCCGGCCTGCGGGTGTTCACCTCCCCCGGCCAGGAGCACCTGGCCGAACTGGACCTCCACGTCGACCCCGCACACCGCCGCCTGGGAGCCGGCTCCCTCCTGCTGTCGGCGGTCGTGGAAGCCTGCCGCACCGAGAACCGGCGCAGCCTGGTCGCCACGGCCGCGGCCGACGGTCCGGGCGAAGCCTTCAGCGAACGGTGGGGTTTCCGCCGGGCACTCACCTTGGATCACCTCTTGCTGCGCCTCGTAGGGAGCGACGAGACGGACCGGTCCGACCTGCTCCGGATCGCCGATGCCGAGCACCCCGGCTACCGGCTGACCGGCTGGACCGGAACGGTTCCCGACACCCTCGCCGCCGCCTTCGCCGCGGCCAAGAACGCGATGAACGACATGCCCGTCGGAGACCTGGACTACGGCAGTGTGGCGTGGGACGCGGACCGCGTTCGCGCCATGGCGGCGGTGGTCGCCGACCGCGGGGACACGCTGCTGACCGTCGCCGCGGTCCACGACGACGGCACCATGGCCGGCTACACCGAGATCCTGATCCCCCAGGGAGCGGCGCCGCGGGTCCAGCAGTACGACACGGCGGTCGTTCCCGAACACCGCGGCCACGGGCTGGGGTTGTGGGTCAAGGCCGCCATGGTGCGCCGGCTGCGCGCCGAGTACCCCGGCGTCATCGAGATCGAGACGGACAACGCCGACGACAACGTCCACATGCTGGCGGTCAACCACCGCCTGGGGTTCCGCTCCTACCGGCGCACGCGCGAGTTCCAGCTCGACGTGTCCGCGACGTGA
- a CDS encoding carboxymuconolactone decarboxylase family protein, producing the protein MQALHSVEPETATGETAALFTATHQALGVVPNLARVMANSPTVLKGYVGVVTALSAEGTLSAQVRESIALLVAQENGSDYCLSVHTFRGTRTAGLSAAEASNARRGKADDPWAAAVLDLAAVLVRDRGTVTDEQLAAARRAGLSDGQIVEVVAHVALNVFTDYLATAARVDIDWPLVRHTD; encoded by the coding sequence ATGCAAGCACTCCACAGCGTCGAACCGGAGACAGCGACCGGTGAGACCGCAGCTCTGTTCACTGCCACGCACCAGGCCCTGGGGGTCGTCCCCAACCTGGCCAGGGTGATGGCCAACAGCCCGACCGTACTGAAGGGGTACGTGGGCGTCGTCACCGCCCTGAGCGCGGAGGGAACCCTGTCGGCACAGGTGCGCGAGAGCATCGCGTTGCTGGTGGCGCAGGAGAACGGGTCCGACTACTGCCTGTCCGTGCATACGTTCCGCGGGACCAGGACTGCCGGGCTGAGTGCGGCCGAGGCCAGCAACGCCCGCCGGGGCAAGGCCGACGACCCCTGGGCCGCCGCTGTCCTCGATCTGGCCGCCGTGCTGGTCCGTGACCGCGGAACGGTGACGGACGAGCAGCTGGCCGCGGCCCGGCGCGCCGGGCTGTCCGACGGGCAGATCGTCGAGGTCGTCGCCCATGTCGCTCTCAACGTGTTCACCGACTACCTCGCCACGGCGGCCCGTGTCGACATCGACTGGCCGCTCGTGCGCCACACCGACTGA